The Atribacterota bacterium DNA window TACATTAAATAGAAACAGAAAAATATTTCTTAAGTGTTTACTAAAATATATGCTGCAATAAGCAGCTATTTTTATCCTTTGAATATACTTATTTATCAACAGTTTTTTAAGATTCTAAGTGCAACTTTGTTTTATCATTACCAAATTTTATGAAATAAGATTAATAGAAAAATAGGAATTCAGGTATGATATAAATTGTTTTTAAATATGGTGTATTTATTAAGGCAGGTAATTAATAGGATTGATCGGTTTGCCGTCTTGTCTTACTTCAAAGTGCAGGTGGGAACCTGTAGCATTACCAGTAGCGCCAAGCCTGCAAATAATGTCTCCCTTGCTTACACTTTGACCTTCACTAACCAGATTGCTGGAATTATGAGAATATACAGTAGAAAAACCTCTGGAATGATCAATAATAACAGTATTTCCATACCCGTTAATATAACCACTAAAACTGACTTTTCCACTTTCAGCGGCCCTGATTGGATCACCTGTTTTTCCATCAATATCAATTCCTGTATGATAATCTCTCCTGCCACCTAAAGTTCTCATGCCAAATTGTGAAGTAATCAAGCCATTAACCGGCCATATAAATGAACGGGAAGAAATTGCCGAATCTCTGACATTAGGTATAACAAGTTTTTGACCTACCACAAGACTGGTGCTTTCTGATATACGATTGGCAGTAGTAATAGTATTGATACTTACTCCGTAGTTCCTGGAAATTCCCCAGAGAGTCTCCCCCTTTTGGACAAAATGGACTATCTCCTTTGGTTTTTCTTCTTGTACTGTAACAACAGATGTTTTTGTACTCTGGACAGCAGCCAGCGCTTTTTCAGTTGCAGGAATATTCAATTTTTGCCCAACAGACAATTGAGTAATATTTTGCAGTTGATTGATATTTATTATTTCGTGCATTTTAATATCAAACTTTTGGGAAATAATCCAGAGAGAATCCCCTTTCGCTACGGTGTACTCCACTGTTTGCACTTTACTGCTGCTCTGACCTGACCCACCCATAGCAGGTATTTCCAGTCTCTGACCAACAGTTAGAACATCTTTATTGCTTAAATAGTTTACCGCCAAAATACCTTCCATAGATACACTATGGCTTTGGGCAATACTCCATAAAGTATCCCCTTTCTTAACAGTATAATAAGCCTGCTTGCTATCATCTTCAGGAGTACTGTCCTTTGCAGTAGTATTCTTAACAACCGCGGCTTTTGTTTCCTGGGGTACCAAAGTTTCAGTTGGTGTATATTCGCTAACTTTTATTTTAATCCTTTGACCGGGATAAACATAATCTTGGAGAGAAATTTGGTTTAACTCACAAATAGTCTCCACAGGGACATGATATTTCTGAGCTATCAGCGAAACACTTTCTCCGGATTCAACAATATGTTCGACCCATTCATATCGTGTTTCCTCTTCACTATCTTCATCATCTTTAGTCCAATTGTGCAAAGGAATCTTGATAACCTGGCCAACAGAAAGTTTCTCAGCATCTTCTAAATCATTTATTTCAGTTAATTCGCTTAAAGACACCTGATAATTATGAGCAATAGTCCATAAACTTTCTCCTGCTTTAACAGCATATTCTGTTTCCTTCACCAGATTTCTAAACTCCTGGTTCAAACTATTATTCATGTCTAAAATATTTGTTTTTTCTTCTTCATAAGTGAGTGCAGATTTTGCTTCCTGTTCTGTATTTTCATTTTTTTGAATCGGAATATTTATTTCTTGTCCTATATAAAGCGAATCCGGCTTATTTAGATTATTTGCTGAGGAAATACAATCCAGGGAAAGCCTGTACTGCTGAGCGATATCCCAAAGGCTTTCACCTTTTTGTACAGTATGTACAATAATGTCAGTGTCTTTGTTTTCATTAGAGTTACCTGTCTGTTTTTGAGGTATTTTAATCTTGGATCCTGGAGATAGTATTTGCGCTTCATCAAGATTATTTACCGTAGTAACATCCTGAACCGATAATTGAAATTGTCGGGCAATAGTCCACAGACAGTCCCCTTCTTCTATTTGATATTCCACATATTGCTGTGCGAAAGTGTTAAGGAATATATTAAAAATAAAAAGGATATTCAGCAGGACAATCGGTAGTATATGACTTTTGGTAATACTAAACACTTTACATTTGGCATTAGTATTACCTGTTTTCTTGTTACTTCTGTGCATCTATAAACTTTCCCTTAATATTTTAGTAATATTATTAATATTAATAATATTCCAACATTGAACAGAAGGAATTAGAATATCATTAAGAAGGAGCAGCAATTTATCGATTATACTTTTTGTAGTATGAAATTATATCATACAATTATATTTTTTTAAACTAATATTTTAAAAATTGTAAATTTTTAAAAATAATTCAGATAATAATCAACCTCTTTAATCTAAAATATATTACTTCATATCTTTGCTGTTGTTAAGTTGCTCCTCCAAAAATGAATCGATAACATCTTTCTTAAAACGCCAGATTCTACCAATTTTTATTGCAGGTATCTTTTCTTCTCTTGCCCATTGGTAAATAGTTAATGGTTTTACTTGTAAATAATCAGCTACTTGTTTTGCAGTCAGGTATTCTTCCATTTCTTTCCTCCTTGGTACAAAGTATTTATATCTAAAAACATTTTATTGTTTTTTTATGATTTTGTCAATTTTCTTGTCTATCTTGACATATAATTTTGTTAACTTGGATGAAACTTAAAAATTAAGTTAAAATTGGGAATTCTGTACTTATTTTTTACTTTATATCACTTTTTTTACATCTATCTATAAATAAACTTATAAATTTGATAAGAGCGCATTACTTTTTTAATATGTTCGGTGGTTTCATCATAAGGAATATTTTCTACAAAAGAATCAATGTCATTAATATTAAACTGCTGTACCCATCTATCGGTAACTCCTGGACCTGCGTTGTATGCAGAAATCATAAGGTAAAAGTTTTTATCATATTTTTCCTGTAAATATCTATAATACCAGCATCCAAAATTTATGTTTATAGCAGGATTAAACAGTAAATCATAATTAAATGGCTGGATGTCTAATTTTTGAGCAATCCATTCGCCTGTGGACAAAATAATTTGCATCAATCCCCTGGCTCCTGCCCTGGATTCAGAATAACTGTTAAAATGACTCTCCTCTCTAATGGTTGCCAAAACCAATAAAGGATCCAAATCATATTCATTTGCCTGTTCAGAAATTATTGATATATAATTATCCGGGAAGGCATATTGCCAGAACTGAAAAGGTATTTCTTTTATCCTGTCATTATTAAAAAAGTAATCTAATAAAGCTTGTGCATAACCAATAGAACGGTAATACTCCTGGTTTTGATAATATATTTCAGTTAACAAATACAACAGATATATATTTCCAGGTTCATAACTTAGGGTTTTAATTATTTCTGAAGCGGATTCTGTATAAATACCAATAGAATTTAATAATTCAGCTTTATAGATAGCCAGCTGGGAATCATTTTCTACTGGAATATAAATACTTTTAATATCACTAAAGGTAATACTTTTGCTATTTTTTATTATTTGTCCGATATCAGTGTTTTCCTGTTTTGTTTCTTCTGGTATATGGATAGTATAATAACTATCCGGATAGTTATCCAGCAACATTTTATAAACCTGCCGGCTGTTTTCTCTATCAAGAGAATCCTGTAATTTTCCAAACCAATACAGAGCATCATCAGCCCGGCTACTATCAGGAAAATTATCATATATTGTTTTATAATATTTTAGAGCATTATGTTTTTCATCATAATTGGTGTAGTAACGGGCTAATTTCCAGCTAGCTTCTCTTGCCTGGGAAGATGCAGGATATTTAGAAATTAACTGGTCCAGTATTTTAATACCATCTTCTTCCTGATTTTGTAAAAATTTAATTTCTGACAATTGTAGATATGATAATTGGGCAAAATAACTTTCTGGATATTTTTCAATAATTTCTTTATATTTTTCAACTGCCATCACACGATTTTCAGAAGACAGTAAAGCCCCTGCATATAAGTATGTGGTTCTTATAATAATATCTTCATTATCTCCAAAATTTTCCAGGATATAAATACATTGATCTATCCCTCTTTCGTAATCACCCTGGTAATGGACAGCCCTAGCCCTGTCATAATAAACATCTGCCAGTTGTACCTGGTCGGGATATAATGTTATTACTTCATCATATATCTTTTCAGATACTTCATACTGTCGATAATTAAAATATAAACCGGCACAAAAAAGTAATAAATCAGGAGTCATTTCAATATTCTCACTTTTTCTGGCTATCTGATACCGTTGTACAAATAAATTCTCATAGCTGGCCATACGTTCAGGGTTATAACGATTTTCAATTAGATTCTTAAGATAAACTAAGGAATTTAGAAATTGCTTGTCTTCCCATAAAACATTGCTCAATCTGTTAAGCACTCCTGCCTTAAATGTCTCTTCAACAGCGGCATCTATCGCTAGCCTGGATTCTTCTAAAAAATAATCCAAATTTCCTTCTCCCAGGTAAGCTAAAGCAATCTGATATCTTACATGGGGCACCAATGCACTATCAGGATATTCTTCAATTATTTCTTGAAACAATCCAATAGCCCTATTTATATCATAAATTTTAAGATAAGCTTTAGCTAAAAAATACGATGAATAATCCTTCATCAAGGGAATATTTTCATTAATATTCTGATAAACATATACAGCCGATTCCCATCTTTGTAATTTTTCGTAACACTGGCCTTTCAATAATTGACTTCTAAGATAAAGAGGGATATATAAATTACTGTATTCTATTTTTTCCAATTCACTGACAGCCATCGAATAATGTTCATTATAATAATAAACCTTAGCATTATTGAAATAGGACTGCTGCAGGTCAAATTTTTTTTCCTCTTCCAATATATGTGAAAGCTGAAAAATTCTTAATTGTTTTTCCTGTGATATTTCTCCTACCTGGGCTTGAACAATAGTAAAATGTGAAAAAATGAAAAACAAAACTATGAAAATAAATAATTTTAATTTTTTTTGATATATAGAATTTATAACACCAGCCAGGATAATCCCTCCAGATTTTATTATTTTATTATTTACTAACATACAAAATTTGATTAAAATTGATTGGACTGTTTATTTTATAATTATAAACTAAATATGAGAAAAAATAAAAATGATTAAATATTAAAAGTTTATAATTATTATTGATGGATAATACATTTTTGATTAAAATTATGTATATTTTGGTAAGACAAAACAATGAAATAAGAAATCAGATGAACTTATATTTTCCTTTGATATTTTCTTAGGAGATTTAGAGTATATTCCATTTCCTGCTGATTTCCAACAGTAAAACGGATATAATGGTTTTCTAAACCCGAAAATTCGTCTCCCCAGGCAGCAAAGGAATAAACTCCCTCATCTCTTAAGTATTGCCAAACAAGCTGGGTTTTTTTTCTGGTAATAAAATCTACCAGGACAAAATTAGCCCTGGATGGGAAAGTCTTGATATTTATCTGATAAAGACCTTCAATAAAAAACTCTCTTATGCGTGCTATTTTCTGCCATATCTTCTTATAATAATCTATGTATTTCAAGACCTTGATTCCGGCAACCTCAGCCATCTTATTAACCCGGAAATGCTGGTAATATCTGGCAATTTTTTCAATATTTTTTGAATTGCCAATTGTGAAACCCAACCTGAGTCCAGCAAGTCCAAAATTTTTAGAGAAACTTCGAGAAATTACAAGATTGGGATATTTATCAATCAGATCTGCTACTGTTTCTCCCAGATATTCATAATTACATTCATCAACTGCAACAATGCCAGATGCTTTACAGAGAATCTCTTCAATTGTATCCCTGGGAACAGATCCCCCGGTCGGATTGTTAGGATTGCATATCCAAACCAGGCTAGCATTCTTCAGATCTTTCTCATCATAATTCAATTTATATTCATAATCATATAAGCAATTTACCAGTTTCATTTTTAACCCATTTCTAATTGCACTTACTTCATACTGGGAAAAAGTAGGAACCGGTATTAAAATAAGTTTGGCGCCAAAAGCCCTGGTAACAGATTCGATTATTTCATCAGAACCATTGGCAGGCAATATATTGTCAGCAAGAACACCGGCGTACTCAGCAAATTTGGCAGATAATTCCTGATAATTGCCTCCACTTGGATATTTGTTTATATTTTCTAATTCCCTGGATAGTTCTAATAATAATTTTTTTGGCAGAGGATATTTTAAGCTTGAATGTTCAAGAGAAATTGGTTTTTTAATTTTTATTTTATTTTTCACTATCTCTTATTCTCCCATCCAGGAAATGATAATCTTTCTTCTAATATATTCAATACTTTTGTTGCCAGGGATACAATCGCTAAATAAATAGCCCCAACTACCAAAAACACTTCTGTGTAAGTAAAATAGCGTGAGGCTACTATCTTGCCGGCCCCTGTTAATTCAATACAGGTTACCATATAGGCAAGAGAAGAATACTTAATAAGATAAATAATTTCATTGGAACAACCAGGGATAGCTCTTCTCAATGCCTGGGGAAGAATGATATTCCAGACAGCACTTAATTTACTCATCCCCAGAGCCTGTGCTGCCAGTAATTGACCACTCTTTACAGACTGTATTGCTCCCCTGATATATTCTGCATGGTAGGCACTGCTGCATAAAACAAAACCAATAACCGCAGATGTAAAAGGAGACAAATATATTCCAATAGATGGAAACCCATAATATAGAATAAATAATTGAATTAATAGTGGAGTTCCCCTGAAAAATATAATATAGAGTTTACTAAAAAAAGATATCAGGGTATTCCCATAAACCCGACCAACGGCTACCACAATTCCCATAACTAAACCAATTGGAATTGACCAGAAAACCAGTTTAGCAGTCATTATAAAACCTTCTATTAAAGAAGGAAAAAGTATTTCCAAAAAAAATTCAAAGTTAATCATTATTTCTTTCTATTGACATCTCCATATAGCTCTGTTAATTTGAACAAAAACTTTTTTGTCCTTTCATATTTCGGATTTTGAAATAATTTTTCCGGCGGCCCACTTTCTAATAATTTGCCTCTTTCTAAAAATATTATTTCATCCGCAACTGAACGGGCAAAACCCATCTCATGAGTAACAACTATCATGGTCATTCCTTCACGGGCTAATTTTTGCATAACACCCAACACCTCTCCTATTAATTCCGGATCCAGTGCCGATGTAGGTTCATCGAAAAGCATTACTTCAGGATCCATTGCTAATGCCCTGGCTATAGAAACACGCTGTTTTTGTCCCCCGGATAACTGGGCAGGGTAAAACATAGCCTTTCTTTCCAACCCTACTCTTTTTAATTCAAATATTGCTTTTCCCCTGGCTTCCTCTTTTTTCATTCCCTTGACCTTAATCAGGGCAATTTCTACATTTCTTACTGCATCAAGGTGATCAAAAAGATTAAAATCCTGGAAGACCATTCCTATTTTTTGTCGAAAATGGTTAATTTCTTTTAAATTATGATGAGTTACTTCCTGGTTTCTTAACCAAACCGTACCCTTATCCGGAAAAGTTAATTGATTTATGCATCTTAATAAAGTGCTTTTACCTGTACCTGAAGGTCCAATAACAACCTTTGTTTCTCCTTTATAAACGTCAAAAGAAACTCCTTTCAGAACTTCTTTGCCGCTAAAAGATTTATGAATATCTTTTACCTGTAATAATAACTCTTTTTCATGTTTCATTTTAGTCCTCTCATTCCTCGAACCCGGGAATCCTTACCTTTTCTTCCAGCATATGCAACAGTTTCATTCCAATGTAAGATAAAAGTATAAAAATTAATGCACAAGTGAGATAAATAGGCATTGGTCGATAAGTTCTCGAGGCAATAAAATTACCTCTTGTTAAAACCTCCATGACACCGATAGCATATGTAACAGCAGATTCGGTCAGCATTGCCGGATATTCATTAGACCAGCCGGGAATTGATATCCTTAATGCCTGTGGCAAAATAATATTCCAGATAGCCTTCCCTTTACTCATCCCGAGAGACTGAGCAGCCAAAAGCTGCCCCTGTCCTAATGACTGCATGCTTCCTCTAAAAATCTGTGTCTGGTAGGCAGAGCTTCGCAAGCCTAACACCAAAACTGCCGAAATAAAAGCAGATAAGTTTAATCCTATCATTGAAAATAATCCATAATAAAATAGGAAGAGTAAAACCAGAATTGGCAAACCGCGAAAAAACCAGACATAAATACCAATAGACTTTTTTACCCATTTAGATCCATAAACCTGCCCCACTGATAGTGGTACACCTATAATAAAACCTAAAATCATTGCGCTTAATACCAGACTTAATGTGGTCACAATTCCCTGTAGCAAATAAGGTAGTGCCTGATAAATAACCATCAAGTTTTCCATAATTTATACTTTATCCTTAATGTTCAATAAATTTAACATGAAATTGGGGATATAAATTCTTAATTTATATCCCCGTTATTAATTCTTTTTAAAATTATATGTATTTTTATTATCTAAAATTTACTGAGCCTGGAAATAT harbors:
- a CDS encoding LysM peptidoglycan-binding domain-containing protein gives rise to the protein MHRSNKKTGNTNAKCKVFSITKSHILPIVLLNILFIFNIFLNTFAQQYVEYQIEEGDCLWTIARQFQLSVQDVTTVNNLDEAQILSPGSKIKIPQKQTGNSNENKDTDIIVHTVQKGESLWDIAQQYRLSLDCISSANNLNKPDSLYIGQEINIPIQKNENTEQEAKSALTYEEEKTNILDMNNSLNQEFRNLVKETEYAVKAGESLWTIAHNYQVSLSELTEINDLEDAEKLSVGQVIKIPLHNWTKDDEDSEEETRYEWVEHIVESGESVSLIAQKYHVPVETICELNQISLQDYVYPGQRIKIKVSEYTPTETLVPQETKAAVVKNTTAKDSTPEDDSKQAYYTVKKGDTLWSIAQSHSVSMEGILAVNYLSNKDVLTVGQRLEIPAMGGSGQSSSKVQTVEYTVAKGDSLWIISQKFDIKMHEIININQLQNITQLSVGQKLNIPATEKALAAVQSTKTSVVTVQEEKPKEIVHFVQKGETLWGISRNYGVSINTITTANRISESTSLVVGQKLVIPNVRDSAISSRSFIWPVNGLITSQFGMRTLGGRRDYHTGIDIDGKTGDPIRAAESGKVSFSGYINGYGNTVIIDHSRGFSTVYSHNSSNLVSEGQSVSKGDIICRLGATGNATGSHLHFEVRQDGKPINPINYLP
- a CDS encoding helix-turn-helix domain-containing protein gives rise to the protein MEEYLTAKQVADYLQVKPLTIYQWAREEKIPAIKIGRIWRFKKDVIDSFLEEQLNNSKDMK
- a CDS encoding transglycosylase SLT domain-containing protein, yielding MLVNNKIIKSGGIILAGVINSIYQKKLKLFIFIVLFFIFSHFTIVQAQVGEISQEKQLRIFQLSHILEEEKKFDLQQSYFNNAKVYYYNEHYSMAVSELEKIEYSNLYIPLYLRSQLLKGQCYEKLQRWESAVYVYQNINENIPLMKDYSSYFLAKAYLKIYDINRAIGLFQEIIEEYPDSALVPHVRYQIALAYLGEGNLDYFLEESRLAIDAAVEETFKAGVLNRLSNVLWEDKQFLNSLVYLKNLIENRYNPERMASYENLFVQRYQIARKSENIEMTPDLLLFCAGLYFNYRQYEVSEKIYDEVITLYPDQVQLADVYYDRARAVHYQGDYERGIDQCIYILENFGDNEDIIIRTTYLYAGALLSSENRVMAVEKYKEIIEKYPESYFAQLSYLQLSEIKFLQNQEEDGIKILDQLISKYPASSQAREASWKLARYYTNYDEKHNALKYYKTIYDNFPDSSRADDALYWFGKLQDSLDRENSRQVYKMLLDNYPDSYYTIHIPEETKQENTDIGQIIKNSKSITFSDIKSIYIPVENDSQLAIYKAELLNSIGIYTESASEIIKTLSYEPGNIYLLYLLTEIYYQNQEYYRSIGYAQALLDYFFNNDRIKEIPFQFWQYAFPDNYISIISEQANEYDLDPLLVLATIREESHFNSYSESRAGARGLMQIILSTGEWIAQKLDIQPFNYDLLFNPAININFGCWYYRYLQEKYDKNFYLMISAYNAGPGVTDRWVQQFNINDIDSFVENIPYDETTEHIKKVMRSYQIYKFIYR
- a CDS encoding histidinol-phosphate transaminase, with protein sequence MKNKIKIKKPISLEHSSLKYPLPKKLLLELSRELENINKYPSGGNYQELSAKFAEYAGVLADNILPANGSDEIIESVTRAFGAKLILIPVPTFSQYEVSAIRNGLKMKLVNCLYDYEYKLNYDEKDLKNASLVWICNPNNPTGGSVPRDTIEEILCKASGIVAVDECNYEYLGETVADLIDKYPNLVISRSFSKNFGLAGLRLGFTIGNSKNIEKIARYYQHFRVNKMAEVAGIKVLKYIDYYKKIWQKIARIREFFIEGLYQINIKTFPSRANFVLVDFITRKKTQLVWQYLRDEGVYSFAAWGDEFSGLENHYIRFTVGNQQEMEYTLNLLRKYQRKI
- a CDS encoding amino acid ABC transporter permease, which translates into the protein MINFEFFLEILFPSLIEGFIMTAKLVFWSIPIGLVMGIVVAVGRVYGNTLISFFSKLYIIFFRGTPLLIQLFILYYGFPSIGIYLSPFTSAVIGFVLCSSAYHAEYIRGAIQSVKSGQLLAAQALGMSKLSAVWNIILPQALRRAIPGCSNEIIYLIKYSSLAYMVTCIELTGAGKIVASRYFTYTEVFLVVGAIYLAIVSLATKVLNILEERLSFPGWENKR
- a CDS encoding amino acid ABC transporter ATP-binding protein: MKHEKELLLQVKDIHKSFSGKEVLKGVSFDVYKGETKVVIGPSGTGKSTLLRCINQLTFPDKGTVWLRNQEVTHHNLKEINHFRQKIGMVFQDFNLFDHLDAVRNVEIALIKVKGMKKEEARGKAIFELKRVGLERKAMFYPAQLSGGQKQRVSIARALAMDPEVMLFDEPTSALDPELIGEVLGVMQKLAREGMTMIVVTHEMGFARSVADEIIFLERGKLLESGPPEKLFQNPKYERTKKFLFKLTELYGDVNRKK
- a CDS encoding amino acid ABC transporter permease — its product is MENLMVIYQALPYLLQGIVTTLSLVLSAMILGFIIGVPLSVGQVYGSKWVKKSIGIYVWFFRGLPILVLLFLFYYGLFSMIGLNLSAFISAVLVLGLRSSAYQTQIFRGSMQSLGQGQLLAAQSLGMSKGKAIWNIILPQALRISIPGWSNEYPAMLTESAVTYAIGVMEVLTRGNFIASRTYRPMPIYLTCALIFILLSYIGMKLLHMLEEKVRIPGFEE